A single window of Tenericutes bacterium MZ-XQ DNA harbors:
- a CDS encoding Fe(3+) ABC transporter substrate-binding protein → MHKIFALSLMLVVIFTLSACQLNQAGEESLTIYTERHYDTDQILYDQFTEETGIKINLVRDEADKLITRLENEGEDTEADLLIIVDAGRLGRAKELDLLQPVESTIIDENVPESYQDPENYWYALTMRARVFVYHPDRVSENELSTYEDLTDPKWEGRIVTRSSTNIYNQSLMSSFIELWGEDEALSWAQGLTANFARSPQGNDRDQAKAVVAGEADLAIMNTYYIGKMLYSSDPLEVEVAETVRVFFPNQETTGTHVNVSGIGVVKHSEKQENAIKLIEYLTSVDAQSSYANANYEFPVNPLVAPHELLASWGTFNKQNITLDTLREHATLAAMLMNQAGWV, encoded by the coding sequence ATGCACAAAATTTTTGCATTATCATTAATGCTTGTTGTGATTTTCACACTATCCGCTTGTCAACTAAACCAAGCAGGTGAAGAATCATTAACTATATACACTGAGCGTCATTACGACACCGATCAAATTTTATATGATCAGTTCACTGAAGAAACTGGCATAAAGATTAATCTTGTTCGTGATGAAGCAGATAAGTTGATTACTCGTCTTGAAAATGAAGGCGAAGACACAGAAGCTGATCTATTAATTATTGTAGATGCTGGTCGATTAGGAAGAGCAAAAGAACTTGATTTATTGCAACCAGTTGAATCAACGATTATAGATGAAAATGTACCCGAGAGTTATCAAGATCCAGAAAACTATTGGTATGCTTTAACCATGAGAGCAAGAGTGTTTGTTTATCATCCAGATCGCGTATCTGAAAACGAGTTATCAACATATGAAGATTTAACAGATCCTAAATGGGAAGGTCGTATTGTAACACGTTCATCAACTAACATCTACAATCAATCTCTTATGTCTTCATTTATTGAACTATGGGGTGAAGATGAAGCATTATCATGGGCACAAGGTCTAACTGCTAACTTCGCAAGAAGTCCTCAAGGTAATGACAGAGATCAAGCAAAAGCAGTCGTTGCTGGTGAAGCAGACCTTGCAATCATGAACACATATTATATCGGTAAAATGTTATACTCAAGTGATCCACTTGAAGTTGAAGTTGCTGAAACTGTACGTGTGTTTTTCCCAAATCAAGAGACTACAGGCACACACGTTAATGTCAGCGGTATTGGTGTTGTTAAGCATTCTGAAAAACAAGAAAACGCAATCAAACTCATTGAATACCTAACATCAGTTGATGCTCAATCATCTTATGCAAACGCAAATTATGAATTTCCTGTAAACCCATTAGTTGCTCCACATGAATTACTTGCATCATGGGGTACATTTAATAAGCAAAACATTACTCTAGATACATTACGTGAACATGCAACTTTAGCTGCAATGCTCATGAATCAAGCAGGTTGGGTATAA
- a CDS encoding ABC transporter — MSIKLENIHFKYEKEHPILTGCSLTVTNGDIVAILGQSGSGKSTLLRVLAGLEKPDAGIITLDDVVLNDIHHFVDPSLRKIGMVFQDYALFPHLNIEKNIAYSLSKKSTIEKNKIVDELLELIELKEKKGYYPHELSGGQQQRVALARSLAANPKVLLLDEPFSNLDADLRAQIRQDLKRILKEKNITCIFATHDLADAIDIADHIYQVKNGIIEYMKNTE, encoded by the coding sequence ATGTCCATTAAATTAGAAAACATACATTTTAAATATGAAAAAGAACACCCTATTCTTACAGGATGTTCATTAACAGTAACAAACGGAGATATCGTTGCAATCCTTGGTCAAAGCGGATCTGGAAAAAGCACATTACTTAGAGTTTTGGCTGGACTTGAAAAACCGGACGCAGGTATAATCACTTTAGATGATGTTGTTTTAAATGATATTCATCACTTTGTTGATCCTAGCCTTAGAAAGATTGGTATGGTCTTTCAAGATTATGCATTATTCCCACATTTAAACATCGAAAAAAACATTGCATATAGTTTATCGAAAAAATCAACTATAGAAAAAAACAAAATCGTTGATGAGTTACTCGAACTCATAGAGCTCAAAGAAAAAAAGGGCTATTATCCTCACGAGTTATCAGGAGGACAACAGCAACGTGTTGCGCTAGCAAGAAGTTTAGCAGCAAATCCTAAAGTACTTCTTCTTGATGAACCATTTAGCAACTTAGACGCTGATCTAAGAGCTCAAATAAGACAAGATTTAAAACGTATTTTAAAGGAAAAAAATATAACCTGTATATTCGCAACCCACGATTTAGCAGATGCAATTGATATTGCAGATCATATTTATCAAGTTAAAAATGGAATCATAGAATATATGAAAAACACGGAATAG
- a CDS encoding bifunctional phosphoribosyl-AMP cyclohydrolase/phosphoribosyl-ATP pyrophosphatase — MKPIQFNEQGLVPVITQAYDTKEVLMLAYMNEEAYQRTVDEKVAHYYSRSRKELWKKGETTGHIQYVKAMYYDCDQDALLLMVDQKGVACHTMHRSCFFEPVFETTQLSDSSYIIDEVYATIEERRKHPVEGSYTNYLFDKGLDKILKKVGEETAEVIIGAKNRDKDELIYELSDLVYHSLVLMVEQGIKPDDIKNELKRRQNKK; from the coding sequence ATGAAACCAATTCAATTTAATGAACAAGGACTAGTTCCTGTAATCACTCAAGCTTATGATACGAAAGAAGTATTAATGCTTGCCTATATGAATGAGGAAGCTTATCAAAGAACAGTAGATGAAAAGGTTGCTCACTATTATAGCAGAAGTAGAAAAGAACTATGGAAAAAAGGTGAGACAACAGGTCATATCCAATATGTAAAAGCCATGTATTATGATTGTGATCAAGATGCATTGTTGTTGATGGTTGATCAAAAAGGTGTTGCTTGTCACACGATGCATCGATCATGTTTTTTTGAACCTGTTTTTGAAACAACTCAGTTAAGTGATTCATCTTATATCATTGATGAGGTTTACGCAACCATTGAAGAAAGAAGAAAGCATCCTGTTGAAGGTTCATATACTAACTATTTATTTGATAAAGGTTTGGATAAGATATTAAAGAAAGTTGGAGAAGAAACTGCTGAGGTCATCATTGGAGCCAAAAATAGAGATAAAGATGAACTGATTTATGAGTTATCAGATCTTGTTTATCACAGTTTAGTGCTAATGGTTGAACAAGGCATTAAACCAGATGATATTAAAAATGAGTTAAAAAGGAGACAGAATAAAAAATGA
- a CDS encoding imidazole glycerol phosphate synthase subunit HisF, translating to MLTKRIIPCLDVKNGRVVKGKKFEDIKDVDDPVALAKYYSLEGADEIIFYDITASHEAREISLDFISDVAKEINIPFCVGGGVNTIDDFTNILRRGADKISVNSGAIKNPLLIKEAAQKFGNQCVVLSIDAKKDLDGTYKVYTHGGRNKTDLDVIEWAIKGVGLGAGEICINSIDEDGMKNGYDLELLTLLAKSVKVPIIASGGAGIKEHFLEALAKTDTDAVLAASVFHYKEIMINDLKSYLKDAGINVRIEGSKQ from the coding sequence ATGCTTACAAAAAGAATCATTCCGTGTTTAGATGTTAAAAATGGAAGAGTTGTCAAAGGCAAAAAATTTGAAGATATTAAAGATGTTGATGATCCGGTTGCCTTAGCAAAGTACTATAGCTTAGAGGGTGCAGATGAAATTATATTTTATGATATTACAGCATCACACGAAGCAAGAGAAATATCTTTAGATTTCATATCTGATGTTGCAAAAGAAATCAATATACCTTTTTGTGTTGGTGGTGGTGTCAATACGATTGATGATTTTACAAATATTCTTAGAAGAGGTGCTGATAAGATATCTGTTAACTCAGGAGCAATCAAAAATCCTTTGTTAATCAAGGAAGCAGCTCAGAAGTTTGGTAATCAATGTGTTGTCTTATCCATTGATGCGAAAAAAGATTTAGATGGGACTTATAAAGTTTATACACATGGTGGTAGAAATAAAACCGATTTAGATGTGATCGAATGGGCAATTAAAGGAGTAGGATTAGGTGCAGGAGAAATATGTATCAACTCAATTGATGAAGACGGTATGAAAAACGGGTATGATTTAGAGTTATTGACCTTGTTAGCAAAATCAGTTAAAGTGCCAATCATTGCATCTGGTGGTGCAGGTATAAAAGAACATTTTTTAGAAGCGTTAGCAAAAACTGATACAGATGCAGTACTTGCTGCATCAGTATTTCACTATAAAGAAATTATGATTAACGATTTAAAATCATATCTTAAAGATGCAGGAATCAATGTACGCATCGAAGGGAGCAAACAATGA
- a CDS encoding 1-(5-phosphoribosyl)-5-[(5-phosphoribosylamino)methylideneamino]imidazole-4-carboxamide isomerase, giving the protein MIILPAIDLKNQKAIRLVQGDFNQETVYSDEPVTLAKSFEKAGATYLHVVDLDGAKNGNMNHLEIIKQIVDQTTLQVEVGGGIRSLKQMEDLFSIGVSEVIVGSVAVEDTKLLKQMISAFPGKIVVSIDSKNGYVLTRGWQKNSKIKTIDFAKQMEEIGIKKIVYTDVSKDGMLEGPSFKDYQQLLNETKLMIIASGGVSSVDDILELNRMSLYGAIIGKALYEKRIDLKEAITCLQKESFRV; this is encoded by the coding sequence ATGATTATATTGCCAGCAATTGATTTGAAAAATCAAAAAGCTATTAGACTTGTACAAGGAGATTTTAATCAAGAAACTGTCTATAGTGACGAACCGGTTACATTAGCAAAGAGCTTTGAAAAAGCAGGTGCAACCTATCTTCATGTGGTTGATCTAGATGGTGCAAAAAATGGAAACATGAATCATTTAGAAATCATTAAACAAATTGTTGATCAAACAACTCTTCAAGTTGAAGTAGGTGGTGGGATTAGGTCATTAAAACAAATGGAAGATCTTTTTTCTATAGGTGTTTCTGAAGTGATTGTTGGTTCTGTTGCTGTTGAAGACACAAAACTATTAAAACAAATGATCAGTGCTTTTCCTGGGAAAATAGTTGTTTCAATAGATTCTAAAAACGGATATGTACTTACCAGAGGATGGCAAAAAAATAGTAAGATTAAAACCATTGACTTTGCAAAACAGATGGAAGAAATAGGTATTAAAAAGATTGTATACACAGATGTTTCAAAAGATGGGATGTTAGAAGGTCCTAGTTTTAAGGACTATCAGCAATTGCTTAATGAAACGAAGCTGATGATCATAGCTTCTGGTGGTGTTTCATCAGTGGATGATATCCTTGAGTTAAATAGGATGTCGCTATATGGAGCGATTATTGGTAAAGCATTATATGAGAAAAGAATTGATTTAAAGGAGGCAATCACATGCTTACAAAAAGAATCATTCCGTGTTTAG
- a CDS encoding imidazole glycerol phosphate synthase subunit HisH yields the protein MNVILDYDSGNLESVLKAFNEAGIKTIISKDKDIIEQATSLVLPGVGAFRDAMDALKTSGLIPLIKKHVNQKKYLFGICLGMQLLYEFGYEYGRHEGLGFLKGDVKYLDIDLKVPHMGWNELYFKKKDPILKYISEKDYVYFVHSYYVSANSNEVLSFTTYEEEISAIIRKDNIYATQFHPEKSGLVGANILKAYKEILDDYIASN from the coding sequence ATGAATGTGATTTTAGATTATGATTCAGGGAATTTGGAATCAGTATTAAAAGCCTTTAATGAGGCTGGTATAAAAACCATCATATCTAAGGATAAAGATATTATTGAGCAAGCAACTTCATTAGTTTTACCAGGAGTCGGAGCTTTTAGAGATGCTATGGATGCACTTAAAACATCAGGTCTTATACCTCTTATCAAAAAACACGTCAATCAGAAGAAATATTTATTTGGTATTTGTCTAGGAATGCAACTGCTTTATGAGTTTGGATATGAGTATGGTAGACATGAAGGTTTAGGATTTTTAAAAGGCGATGTTAAATACTTAGACATTGATTTGAAGGTTCCACATATGGGATGGAATGAACTTTATTTTAAGAAAAAAGACCCTATTCTAAAATATATTAGTGAAAAAGACTATGTATATTTTGTGCATTCTTATTACGTAAGTGCTAATAGTAATGAAGTCTTAAGTTTTACAACATATGAAGAAGAGATATCTGCGATTATTAGAAAAGACAATATATATGCAACACAGTTTCACCCAGAAAAATCTGGATTGGTTGGTGCAAATATATTAAAAGCATACAAGGAGATATTAGATGATTATATTGCCAGCAATTGA
- the hisB gene encoding imidazoleglycerol-phosphate dehydratase (catalyzes the dehydration of D-erythro-1-(imidazol-4-yl)glycerol 3-phosphate to 3-(imidazol-4-yl)-2-oxopropyl phosphate in histidine biosynthesis): MRQSKLSRKTKETEIEIELTLDGKKDIIVDTGIAFFDHMLELFAFHGNLDLKIKASGDLKVDDHHTVEDVGILLGMAFKEAIGNYKGINRYGQVYLPMDESLSRVVVDVSNRPYLVFNALFKQDKLGTLSTENVEEFFKAFVQEARINLHIENLYGSNDHHKAESIFKGFGRALSEASKVISNECPSTKGLL; the protein is encoded by the coding sequence ATGAGACAAAGTAAATTATCTAGAAAAACGAAAGAAACCGAAATAGAAATAGAATTAACTTTAGACGGGAAAAAAGATATTATCGTTGATACCGGTATTGCTTTTTTCGATCACATGTTAGAACTGTTTGCATTTCATGGAAACCTAGATTTAAAGATAAAAGCATCTGGAGATTTAAAGGTAGATGATCATCATACAGTTGAAGACGTAGGAATCCTTTTAGGTATGGCATTTAAAGAAGCTATTGGTAATTATAAAGGTATTAACCGATATGGACAAGTATATCTGCCTATGGATGAAAGTTTATCAAGAGTAGTTGTAGATGTCTCTAATCGACCATATCTAGTTTTTAATGCTTTGTTCAAACAAGACAAATTAGGAACACTATCTACTGAAAATGTAGAAGAGTTTTTCAAAGCTTTTGTCCAAGAAGCAAGAATAAATCTACATATAGAAAACTTATATGGTTCAAATGATCATCATAAAGCTGAATCTATATTTAAAGGTTTTGGAAGAGCCCTAAGTGAAGCTAGCAAAGTCATATCAAATGAATGTCCATCGACTAAGGGGTTACTGTAA
- a CDS encoding histidinol-phosphate transaminase, with amino-acid sequence MKAKKNIISLKPYQVIDQPYLLKLDANESNNYLDDISLSLQGVEYYPDHQSKSLKQALSKYIGIDSSLMTIGNGSSELLDLLFKAYIEPGDVVLSFDPTFSMYEIYANIYGANYIKVPSNDDFTLNMDLMISQLSLNPKMILLCTPNNPTGFQIPRKDILKLLNLTQALVVIDEAYIEFSDQNESMIKDILIYNQIAVLRTFSKAYGLAGARLGYMVSSKDITSIMNKVRSPYHVNALSQKAGLMALSKRDLIFNNIDEIKRVREKTLKTLIDLGFKVYKSQGNFLWVKSPIKALGIRLNEKGILIRDFSKDQSEFYRITIKQQNDMDILISSIEEIINETK; translated from the coding sequence ATGAAAGCAAAGAAAAATATTATCAGTTTGAAACCATATCAAGTTATAGATCAACCATATCTTTTAAAGCTTGATGCGAATGAATCGAACAATTACTTGGACGACATAAGTTTATCATTACAAGGCGTAGAGTATTATCCTGATCATCAATCAAAATCCCTTAAACAAGCCTTATCCAAGTATATAGGCATTGATTCTAGTTTGATGACGATTGGCAATGGGTCAAGTGAACTTTTGGATTTACTCTTTAAAGCATACATAGAACCCGGTGACGTGGTATTATCTTTTGATCCAACGTTTTCAATGTATGAAATTTATGCAAACATTTATGGTGCTAACTATATTAAAGTACCATCAAATGATGATTTTACTTTAAATATGGATTTAATGATTAGCCAGTTATCACTTAATCCTAAGATGATTTTATTATGTACACCTAATAATCCAACAGGTTTTCAAATACCTAGAAAAGATATATTAAAATTATTAAATTTGACACAAGCTTTAGTGGTCATTGATGAGGCCTATATTGAGTTTTCAGATCAAAATGAATCCATGATTAAAGACATACTTATATATAATCAAATTGCAGTTTTAAGAACATTTTCAAAAGCATATGGACTTGCTGGCGCAAGACTAGGCTATATGGTAAGTTCAAAGGATATTACGTCAATCATGAATAAAGTACGATCTCCTTATCATGTAAATGCCTTATCACAAAAAGCTGGACTTATGGCATTGTCAAAAAGAGATCTCATATTCAATAATATAGATGAGATTAAACGAGTTAGAGAAAAAACGTTGAAAACTTTAATCGATTTAGGATTTAAAGTTTATAAGTCACAGGGAAATTTTTTGTGGGTTAAGTCACCAATCAAAGCTTTAGGCATAAGACTTAATGAGAAAGGTATTTTGATTAGAGATTTTTCAAAGGATCAAAGTGAGTTTTATAGAATCACAATTAAGCAACAAAATGATATGGATATCTTGATATCAAGTATAGAGGAGATTATCAATGAGACAAAGTAA
- a CDS encoding histidinol dehydrogenase has product MLKIINQINQKDLIEKLMLRSSINDIKITQTVETIVKEVKSFRDEAVFNYTKAFDGVGVMSFKVTQEEIDDAYSRVDALLIEDLKKAIENIKFYHQKQLIDSFEYEKEDGVIIGQKVSPIQSVGIYVPGGRAAYPSTVLMNALPAKIAGVKKIVMITPPNKEGKINDHILAAAKLVGVDEIYKVGGAQGIAALAYGTESIPKVSKIVGPGNIYVAIAKKIVSGSVGIDMIAGPSEVLIIADEFADPNYIACDLMAQAEHDPKAAAMLITNSKTLADKVNEALEKEIKTLSRREIIESSLKNYGAIILVDSIDQAAEISNRIAPEHLEIMTNNPSAIFKDIEHAGSIFIGPYSPEPVGDYFAGPNHTLPTSGTATFSSGLSVLDFIKKSSYVYYSKKALEKAKNSIIRIAESEGLSAHARSIESRFRK; this is encoded by the coding sequence ATGTTAAAAATTATAAATCAAATCAATCAAAAGGATTTGATAGAAAAATTGATGTTAAGATCGAGTATCAACGACATAAAAATAACACAAACAGTTGAAACGATTGTTAAAGAAGTTAAATCATTTAGAGATGAAGCAGTTTTTAATTACACAAAAGCATTTGATGGTGTTGGTGTGATGAGTTTTAAAGTCACTCAAGAGGAAATTGATGATGCCTATAGTCGTGTAGATGCATTATTAATTGAGGATCTAAAAAAAGCAATTGAAAACATCAAGTTTTATCATCAAAAACAATTGATTGATTCTTTTGAATATGAAAAAGAAGACGGTGTAATCATTGGACAAAAGGTGAGTCCAATCCAAAGTGTTGGCATTTATGTACCTGGTGGAAGAGCAGCATATCCATCGACAGTTCTAATGAATGCATTACCAGCAAAGATTGCCGGTGTTAAAAAAATCGTGATGATTACTCCACCAAATAAAGAGGGTAAGATTAATGATCATATTTTAGCTGCAGCAAAATTGGTAGGTGTAGATGAAATTTATAAAGTTGGTGGAGCACAAGGGATTGCTGCACTCGCATATGGAACGGAATCCATCCCTAAAGTTTCAAAAATAGTAGGACCTGGCAATATATATGTTGCTATTGCAAAAAAGATTGTATCAGGTTCTGTAGGTATTGATATGATAGCCGGTCCATCAGAAGTTTTAATCATTGCAGATGAGTTTGCTGATCCAAACTATATAGCATGTGACTTAATGGCTCAAGCAGAACACGATCCTAAAGCAGCTGCAATGCTTATCACTAATAGTAAAACTTTAGCTGACAAAGTCAATGAAGCACTTGAAAAAGAGATCAAGACATTATCTAGAAGAGAGATCATTGAATCTTCTTTAAAAAATTATGGTGCTATCATTTTAGTTGATTCGATAGATCAAGCAGCTGAAATATCTAATAGGATTGCACCTGAACATTTAGAAATAATGACAAATAATCCGAGTGCTATTTTTAAGGATATTGAACATGCAGGCTCAATATTCATAGGACCATATAGTCCAGAACCTGTAGGTGATTATTTTGCAGGACCAAATCATACATTACCTACAAGTGGAACAGCAACATTTTCTTCTGGTCTATCTGTCTTAGATTTCATCAAAAAAAGTTCTTATGTTTATTATTCAAAAAAAGCTTTAGAAAAGGCTAAAAATAGCATTATTAGAATTGCTGAATCAGAAGGATTAAGCGCACATGCTAGATCAATAGAATCAAGATTTAGGAAGTAA
- a CDS encoding ATP phosphoribosyltransferase, translated as MNNDQYLTIALPKGRLGDEAIKKFKMIGYGDSILENSRKLVFIDDAKKMRFMLIKPSDVITYVENGVADLGIIGSDTLLEEEKNLYELLPLGFGYCKFAIAGKKEEVIHQREDVLRIATKYPNITKAYFKQKNQTIEVIKLNGSVELAPLVGLSDVIVDIVETGKTLKANGLEILEEMMDVSARLISNPVSYRFKYKLITSLMDEMEKVG; from the coding sequence ATGAATAATGATCAATATTTGACCATTGCACTGCCTAAAGGTCGATTAGGGGATGAAGCTATAAAGAAGTTTAAAATGATTGGGTATGGAGATTCAATCTTAGAAAACTCTCGAAAATTAGTTTTTATTGACGATGCGAAGAAGATGAGATTTATGCTGATTAAACCAAGCGATGTCATAACTTATGTTGAAAATGGTGTTGCAGATCTTGGCATTATCGGTTCAGATACACTTTTAGAAGAAGAGAAAAACTTATATGAATTACTACCGTTGGGTTTTGGATATTGTAAGTTTGCGATTGCAGGAAAAAAAGAAGAAGTTATTCATCAAAGAGAAGATGTCTTAAGGATAGCAACAAAATATCCGAATATTACAAAAGCGTATTTCAAACAAAAAAATCAAACCATTGAAGTGATTAAACTCAATGGCTCTGTGGAATTAGCTCCTTTAGTAGGTCTTTCTGATGTGATTGTTGATATTGTTGAAACTGGAAAGACTTTGAAAGCTAATGGTTTAGAGATTTTAGAAGAGATGATGGATGTAAGTGCAAGACTCATCTCAAATCCTGTTAGTTATCGATTTAAGTATAAACTTATTACAAGTTTAATGGATGAGATGGAAAAGGTAGGTTAG
- a CDS encoding sugar ABC transporter permease — protein sequence MRKDRTFIKKAYPYLTSAPALTLIGLIVLFPILYTFYISFTNMNIYNWFTFNFIGFSNYQRAIFVIDSGFIKALIFTIVWTTVNMVLQLIIAFIIAFLLNNKLLKGKGIYKTILLIPWAIPGYVSILIWRTGMFNTEFGLLNQWLNAMGLESIKWLGSSGIAFISLVVVNLWLALPFMVMIMDGALQSIDQSYYEAADMESANIFHKILFITVPLIKPVIGPAVIITLFTTFKQFDIVFLLTLQPGSRTGANLHTIITYAYENAFITNNYGYSSAISIIIFILLIVFVILTNKRLKRGKDNV from the coding sequence ATGAGAAAAGATAGAACTTTCATCAAAAAAGCTTACCCTTACTTAACAAGTGCCCCAGCTTTAACGCTCATTGGTTTAATCGTTTTATTCCCTATACTATATACATTCTATATTTCATTTACAAATATGAATATATATAATTGGTTTACATTTAATTTTATTGGGTTTAGCAACTATCAAAGAGCTATATTTGTTATAGATTCAGGGTTCATTAAAGCATTAATATTTACTATCGTTTGGACGACTGTAAATATGGTATTACAACTGATTATTGCATTTATCATCGCATTCTTATTGAATAACAAACTATTAAAAGGCAAAGGTATATACAAAACAATCTTACTCATTCCTTGGGCAATCCCAGGATATGTCTCTATTCTAATTTGGCGCACTGGCATGTTTAACACAGAATTCGGTCTACTTAATCAGTGGTTAAACGCTATGGGTTTAGAATCTATAAAATGGTTAGGATCTAGTGGGATTGCTTTTATAAGCCTAGTTGTTGTTAATTTATGGTTAGCTCTTCCATTTATGGTTATGATCATGGATGGGGCTCTTCAAAGTATTGATCAATCTTATTATGAAGCTGCTGATATGGAATCAGCAAATATTTTTCATAAGATTCTATTCATTACAGTCCCACTTATTAAACCCGTCATTGGTCCCGCTGTAATCATCACTTTATTTACAACTTTTAAGCAATTTGATATCGTATTTTTGCTAACACTTCAACCGGGTTCCAGAACTGGTGCTAATCTGCATACGATTATCACATATGCATACGAGAATGCATTTATTACAAATAATTACGGGTATAGTTCTGCTATCTCAATCATTATTTTTATATTACTTATAGTTTTTGTCATACTAACGAATAAGCGATTAAAGAGAGGAAAAGACAATGTCTAG
- a CDS encoding sugar ABC transporter permease, with protein MSRKKRKQIIIKKILLHSFFVCLSFITLIPILYTLSVSLNAQNELVSSNFSFLPSALTLKHYINLFTEKPLLLWFKNSLILAISTLGLSLSIAIPTAYAFSRLKFKGNRSIFQGLILLNAFPAILSMFAIWKLMSGPVSLVNTRLGLVLIYAGTMAIFGIMNMKGYFDTIPKEIEEAARIDGSSEFQVITKIVLPLAKPSIIVTSVLVLIYVWNEYIFSITFMTGLEKFTLAVGLYSLQAGEMSGSWPLFAAAALLTSLPVLIVFLTIQKHMESGLTVGGVKA; from the coding sequence ATGTCTAGAAAAAAAAGAAAGCAAATCATCATCAAAAAAATACTTTTGCATTCTTTTTTCGTTTGTTTGTCTTTCATAACACTTATCCCGATACTATACACATTATCCGTTTCTTTAAATGCCCAAAATGAGTTGGTATCTTCTAATTTTTCATTTTTACCAAGTGCATTAACACTAAAACACTACATAAACCTATTTACAGAAAAACCATTACTGCTTTGGTTTAAAAACTCTTTGATTCTTGCTATATCAACACTAGGATTATCCTTAAGTATAGCAATACCAACAGCTTATGCCTTTTCAAGGTTAAAATTCAAAGGTAATCGTTCTATATTTCAAGGTTTAATTTTGCTTAATGCATTCCCTGCAATCTTGTCAATGTTTGCCATCTGGAAGTTAATGTCCGGTCCAGTATCTTTAGTTAACACAAGATTAGGCTTAGTTTTAATTTATGCTGGAACTATGGCTATATTTGGCATTATGAACATGAAAGGATATTTTGATACAATACCTAAAGAAATTGAGGAAGCTGCACGTATAGATGGTAGTTCAGAATTTCAAGTAATCACAAAAATTGTATTACCACTAGCAAAACCTTCAATTATTGTAACATCTGTCCTTGTGCTTATATATGTTTGGAATGAATATATATTTAGCATCACTTTTATGACAGGTTTAGAAAAATTTACACTTGCTGTAGGATTATATAGTCTACAAGCTGGTGAAATGAGTGGATCATGGCCACTGTTTGCTGCAGCTGCACTCTTAACATCTTTACCTGTACTTATCGTATTTTTAACCATTCAAAAACACATGGAATCAGGACTAACTGTCGGAGGTGTAAAAGCATAA
- a CDS encoding GNAT family N-acetyltransferase — protein sequence MAHITYKKMNINDVPKLSEIDASIYIKNAWRDVEGIKKLVSIDYDEKGFPNGIDEHKKELEHTILNHGYAVGAYNDQDLLVGFATLNRPIFGKSYRYVLLDQLFISKPFRKHGIGKTLMKLCMDEARLWGANKLYICAGSSEDTIAFYRSIGCRNAMEINQELYESDPRDFQLECEL from the coding sequence ATGGCTCATATAACATACAAAAAAATGAACATAAATGATGTTCCCAAGTTGTCAGAAATCGACGCTTCTATATATATCAAAAACGCTTGGAGAGATGTAGAAGGCATCAAAAAATTGGTTTCAATTGATTATGATGAAAAAGGATTCCCTAATGGCATAGATGAACACAAAAAGGAGTTAGAACATACCATCTTGAATCATGGTTATGCGGTTGGCGCATATAACGATCAAGATCTATTGGTTGGATTTGCAACACTCAATCGACCGATATTTGGAAAATCATATCGCTATGTTTTACTTGATCAATTGTTTATATCCAAACCTTTTCGAAAACATGGCATTGGTAAAACTCTTATGAAGCTATGCATGGATGAAGCCAGATTATGGGGTGCTAATAAATTATATATCTGTGCAGGTTCTTCTGAAGATACCATCGCTTTTTATCGATCTATTGGATGTAGAAATGCTATGGAGATTAATCAAGAACTCTATGAAAGCGACCCAAGGGATTTTCAACTTGAATGTGAACTCTAA